CTGGCCTCGATGGTCTGCGGCGCCGTGCTCGTCGTCGGCGCCGACCTGGTCACCCGCGCGCTGCTGCCGTTCGCGCTGCCCGCCGGGATCGTCACGGCCGCCCTCGGCGCGCCGTACCTCATCTACCTGCTGGTCCGTGCCAACCGGAGGAGAACCGCATGAGCATCACGCGACTCGGAGCCGAGCTCGTCACCGTCGGGTACGGCGGCGCGCCCGTCGTGCGCGAGCTGACCCTGGACATCCCGGACGGCCAGGTGACGACGATCGTCGGCCCCAACGGCTGCGGGAAGTCCACGCTGCTGCGGACCCTGGCCCGGCTGCTCAAGCCGACCAGCGGGCGGGTCCGACTCGACGGCGCGTCGATCGACGACGTGCCCACCCGCGAGGTCTCGCAGCGGCTGGCCCTGCTCCCCCAGAGCCCCGTCGCGCCCGACGGGCTGCTGGTGCGCGACCTGGTGAGCCGGGGCCGGCACCCGCACCAGCGCTGGTTCCAGCAGTGGTCGTCGGCCGACGAGGACGTCGTGGAGCAGGCGCTGCGGATGACCGACACCTGGGAGCTGCGCGACCGGCCCATCGACCAGCTCTCCGGCGGCCAGCGCCAGCGGGCGTGGGTGGCGATGACGCTGGCCCAGGACACCGAGCTGGTGCTGCTGGACGAGCCGACGACCTACCTCGACCTCGCCCACCAGGTCGAGGTCCTGGACCTGGTCACCCGGCTCAACCGCGAGCGCGGGCGCACGGTCGCGATGGTGCTGCACGACCTCAACCTGGCCGCCCGCTGCTCGGACCTGGTCGTGGTGATGAAGGACGGGGTGGTGGTCACCCAGGGCAGCCCGCGGGAGGTCTTCACCGCCGACTGCCTGCACGAGGTGTTCGGGCTGGTGGCCGACGTCCTGGAGGACCCGCGCACCGGGCTGCCCGTCGTGGTCCCCGTGGCCGGCGCGTTGCCCGTCGCCTGAGGGCGACGGGCAACACGCCCGCTCAGCGGCGGCCGCGGTTCAGGCCGCGGCCTCCGGCGGCACGGTGGCCGGGTCGCCGTCCACCGCGGCGGCCAGCTGGGGCACGTAGCGCTCCAGCACGTAGGGGATGCTCAGCGGCGTCACGAAGCTGTGCGCCACGTAGTAGGCGCCGTCGTCCTCGCTGATGTCGAAGAAGCGGCCCTCGGCCGCCGAACCGGTCTCGTCGTAGACCTTCTTGACCGACGGGTCGCTCTCCAGGTCCAGCCAGACCGTCACCCCGACCCGGTCGAGGTCGGAGGTCCGCTCGGCGCTCAGCGACGTGCCGAACTCCTCCTGGTCCCCGCCGAAGACCTCGCTGGGGAAGGCGAAGCCCAGGTCGACCAGCATCCGCGAGCGCGAGTCCTCCGGACCGTAGACGAACAGGCCCTCGTACGGCGTGACGACGAGCGCGGACTGGCCCTGGAACTCCGGGTGCGCGGCGGCCGCGTCGGCCACCTGCTGCTTGACGTCGTCGACCAGGGCCTGCATCTTGTCCGGCTGGCCCACGGCTCGGCCGATGGTCAGCGCCATCTCGTCCCACGGCGCGCCGTAGTCGGCGTAGTCCCCCGACTGCGCCACGGTCGGCGCGATCTGGGACAGCAGCTGGTAGTCCTTCTCCTTGAGCCCGGCGTACTGGCCGATGATGAGGTCGGGCTGGAGCGCGGCGATCTTCTCCACCTGCACGCCGTTGGTGTCCTCGAGCACCTCGGGCAGCTCGGCGTCGCCGAGCAGGTCCTGGGCCCACGGGAAGATGTAGCCCGGCGCGTCCCCGAACCACTTGGTCACCGCGACCGGCACGACCCCCAGGGCCAGCAGCGCGTCCTGCTCGGTCAGCCCGACGCAGACCACCCGCTTCGGCGCCTGCTCGAGCGTCGTCTCGCCGTACTTGTGGGCGATGGTCACCGGGAAGGCCCCGGACTCGCTCGGCTCGGCCTCGGGCGCCGCGCCACTGCCCCCCGCGGGGCTGCTGTCGGTGTCGTCGCCACAGGCGGCCAGGGCCGGTGCGAGGGCCAGGACGGAGAGGCCCGCCAGGAAGCGGCGGCGGCTGGGTCGTGCGGTCATCGTTCTCCTCGGTTGGGTGGTGCAGGGATCAGGCGGGGTACTCGCGGGGCGCCCGGCCCGCCGCGGCGAGCTCGAGGGCCGGGACCAGGTGGTCCAGGACGTAGGCGTGGGCCAGCGGGGTGTCGAAGTAGAGGGCGCCGGCCAGGACCTCGTCGGTGTAGACCGACCGGCCCCCGGTGACGGCGTCGAGGGTGCCGAGGGTCCCGAAGCCCTGGAGCTGCTCGAACTGCTCGGCGCTCTCGGTGGCGAAGACGACGACGTCGGCGTCGATGAGCGAGACGTTCTCGGCCGAGATCTCGGCCTGCGCGCCGACCTGCGGCACGAACGACTCGAAGCCGGTGGTGATGGTGAAGCCCAGGTCGGTGAGGAAGTCGGTGGACAAGCCCGGCGGGTAGACGTAGAGCAGCCCGTCGTAGGGCCCGCCCTGGGCGAAGGTCGCGGTCCGCCCGGCCCACTCCGGGTGGGCGGCCGCGACCTCGGCGTAGCGCGCCTCGAGGTCGGCGACGATCCGGCGCCCGTCGTCCTCGCGACCGAGAGCCCTGGCGATCTGGACGGTCTGCTCGCGCCACGACGAGAAGAACGGCGTCACGCCGGTCCCCGGAGGCACGCTCGGCACGGTGGGCGCGATCTGGGCCATCAGCTCGTACTCCTGGCGGCTCAGGCCCGCGTTGGTGCCGATGATGAGGTCGGGAGCCAGGGCCGCGATCTTCTCGAGCTCGAAGCCGTCGTCGGTGCGCAGCACCTCGGGCTCGGCGCCGTCGAGCAGGTCGTGCGCCCACGGCCAGGTGGCCGACGGCTGGTCGCCGTACCACTCGGTGACGGCCACCGGGACCACACCGAGCTGCAGCACGACGTCCTGCTCGGTGACGCCGACGGTCACCACGCGCTGCGGCTGCTCCGGCACCGTGGTCTCTCCGTACTCGTGCTGCAGGGTCACCGGGAAGGCGTCCCCCTCGGCGGCCGCCCCCCGCTCCGGGGTGGACGGGCGGTCGGGCGCGTCCTGGCCGCAGCCGGCCACGAGCGCGGCTCCGGTCAGCAGGAGCAGGGCCGAGGCGAGACGGCGGCGAGACGACATGGGAGGCCTTCCAGGTGAGGTTAGGCTCACCTTACCTAAAGTGTCGTGCACCGGCACCGCAGGGTCCGTCCCCCGGTCGCTACTCTCGCCGCGTGTCCCTCCCCCGTCGCCTCGCGCAGCGGGCTGTGCACGCCGCGTGGCGGTTCGCCGAACGCGCCGGCGAGGTGGTCCCGGGCAGCCCGCTGGCCGACCGCTTCGGGTCCTTCGGGCCGGGCAGCTGCATCGGCTTCCCGCCCGCCACGCTGCTCAACGTGCACGCGGTGCACCTGGGCCGCGACGTGCTGGTCGGGCGCCAGGCCACGCTCGCCGCGGGGTACGGCGAGGGTGACCACCGGCTCGGCGACCGGGCGCTGGTGCTCGGCGACGGCTGCGTGCTCGGCGCGGGGACGACCATCACCGCCCACGAGCGCATCGAGCTCGGCGCGCACGTCTACGCGGGCCAGGGCGTGTTCATCACCGACGCGAGCCACGGCTACCAGGACCCGGACACGCCGATCGGTCGCCAGTTCGGCCGCCACGAGCCGGTGGTCGTGGGGGCGGGCACCTGGCTCGGGCACGGGGCGGTCGTGCTGCCCGGCGCGCGGATCGGCCGCAACGTCGTGGTCGCCGCGGGCGCGGTGGTCCGGGGCACCGTGCCCGACCACGCGGTGGTGGCCGGCAACCCCGCACGCGTGGTGCGCCGGCTCGAGCCGGGTCTCGGCTGGGTCAGCCAGGGCGGCGACGTGCGCCCGCTGGCCCCGTTCGCCGATCCGGTCTGAGCGCCGGCGTCAGGCCGGGCTCAGCGCGGGTCGAGGTTCTGCAGGCGCACCTGGCCGCGCGCCACGAGCCGACCGTCGGCGTCGTAGGTCTCGACCACCCAGACCTGCTGGCTGCGGCCGCGGTGGACCGGAGTGGCGGCCGAGGACAGGGTGCCGGTGGAGACGCCGCGGTAGAAGTCGGTGCTGTTGTTGACCCCGACGACCGTGCCGCGCTCGCCCAGCCAGGTGGCCCCGGCGATCGAGGCCAGGGTCTCCACGACGGTGCAGTGCGCGCCGCCGTTGACGATGCCGAACGGCTGGTGCAGGTGCTCGCCCGCCTCCCAGGTCGCGGTCACCCGGTCACCGGAGACCTCGTCGAGCCGGATGCCCACGTAGTCACCGAGCGCACCGGTCGAGTTC
This genomic window from Nocardioides anomalus contains:
- a CDS encoding ABC transporter substrate-binding protein, with the protein product MSSRRRLASALLLLTGAALVAGCGQDAPDRPSTPERGAAAEGDAFPVTLQHEYGETTVPEQPQRVVTVGVTEQDVVLQLGVVPVAVTEWYGDQPSATWPWAHDLLDGAEPEVLRTDDGFELEKIAALAPDLIIGTNAGLSRQEYELMAQIAPTVPSVPPGTGVTPFFSSWREQTVQIARALGREDDGRRIVADLEARYAEVAAAHPEWAGRTATFAQGGPYDGLLYVYPPGLSTDFLTDLGFTITTGFESFVPQVGAQAEISAENVSLIDADVVVFATESAEQFEQLQGFGTLGTLDAVTGGRSVYTDEVLAGALYFDTPLAHAYVLDHLVPALELAAAGRAPREYPA
- a CDS encoding acyltransferase — translated: MSLPRRLAQRAVHAAWRFAERAGEVVPGSPLADRFGSFGPGSCIGFPPATLLNVHAVHLGRDVLVGRQATLAAGYGEGDHRLGDRALVLGDGCVLGAGTTITAHERIELGAHVYAGQGVFITDASHGYQDPDTPIGRQFGRHEPVVVGAGTWLGHGAVVLPGARIGRNVVVAAGAVVRGTVPDHAVVAGNPARVVRRLEPGLGWVSQGGDVRPLAPFADPV
- a CDS encoding ABC transporter substrate-binding protein, which encodes MTARPSRRRFLAGLSVLALAPALAACGDDTDSSPAGGSGAAPEAEPSESGAFPVTIAHKYGETTLEQAPKRVVCVGLTEQDALLALGVVPVAVTKWFGDAPGYIFPWAQDLLGDAELPEVLEDTNGVQVEKIAALQPDLIIGQYAGLKEKDYQLLSQIAPTVAQSGDYADYGAPWDEMALTIGRAVGQPDKMQALVDDVKQQVADAAAAHPEFQGQSALVVTPYEGLFVYGPEDSRSRMLVDLGFAFPSEVFGGDQEEFGTSLSAERTSDLDRVGVTVWLDLESDPSVKKVYDETGSAAEGRFFDISEDDGAYYVAHSFVTPLSIPYVLERYVPQLAAAVDGDPATVPPEAAA
- a CDS encoding ABC transporter ATP-binding protein; this encodes MSITRLGAELVTVGYGGAPVVRELTLDIPDGQVTTIVGPNGCGKSTLLRTLARLLKPTSGRVRLDGASIDDVPTREVSQRLALLPQSPVAPDGLLVRDLVSRGRHPHQRWFQQWSSADEDVVEQALRMTDTWELRDRPIDQLSGGQRQRAWVAMTLAQDTELVLLDEPTTYLDLAHQVEVLDLVTRLNRERGRTVAMVLHDLNLAARCSDLVVVMKDGVVVTQGSPREVFTADCLHEVFGLVADVLEDPRTGLPVVVPVAGALPVA
- a CDS encoding PaaI family thioesterase — protein: MADLPQNSTGALGDYVGIRLDEVSGDRVTATWEAGEHLHQPFGIVNGGAHCTVVETLASIAGATWLGERGTVVGVNNSTDFYRGVSTGTLSSAATPVHRGRSQQVWVVETYDADGRLVARGQVRLQNLDPR